A portion of the Edaphobacter lichenicola genome contains these proteins:
- the purB gene encoding adenylosuccinate lyase, giving the protein MIPRYTRTEMGRIWSDANKYQCWLTVEVAASQALASFGLVPQSAADTIRDKGAFTVDRINEIEAEVRHDVIAFTTTVAEHINDTEASRWLHYGLTSTDVVDTAQSLQLKEASAIIRAGIIALSETLKRRAIEFKHTPIIGRTHGIHAEPTTFGLKLLLWYSEMQRNLARFDAAAEDLRVGKLSGAVGTFGHLKPEHEEAICNQLGLKPVAVATQVVQRDRHAAYVSTLAVLASTLDKIATEIRHLQRTEVREAEEFFSEKQKGSSAMPHKRNPITSEQISGLARVIRANAQTAFENVALWHERDISHSSAERVILPDSTILADYLLTKTDNLIAKLVVYPTRMLKNLESTGGLIFSGQLLLDLAESGMSREDAYRLVQGHAMNSWKNDLTFRDEIAKVPEITARLSPEKLARAFDYTRQLANVDAIFDRVLNAPTK; this is encoded by the coding sequence ATGATCCCCCGCTATACTCGCACCGAGATGGGCCGCATCTGGTCCGACGCCAACAAGTACCAGTGCTGGCTCACCGTAGAAGTCGCCGCCTCCCAGGCCCTCGCCAGCTTCGGCCTCGTCCCCCAGTCCGCCGCCGACACCATCCGCGACAAGGGCGCCTTCACCGTCGACCGCATCAACGAGATCGAAGCCGAAGTCCGTCACGACGTCATCGCCTTCACCACCACCGTCGCCGAGCACATCAACGACACCGAAGCATCCCGCTGGCTCCACTACGGCCTCACCAGCACCGACGTCGTCGACACCGCGCAGTCTCTCCAGCTCAAAGAAGCCTCTGCCATCATCCGCGCCGGGATCATCGCCCTCTCCGAAACCCTCAAGCGCCGCGCGATCGAGTTCAAGCACACCCCCATCATCGGCCGCACCCACGGCATCCACGCCGAACCCACCACCTTCGGCCTCAAGCTCCTCCTCTGGTACTCCGAGATGCAGCGCAACCTCGCCCGCTTCGACGCAGCCGCCGAAGACCTCCGCGTCGGCAAGCTCTCCGGAGCCGTCGGAACCTTCGGTCACCTGAAGCCAGAGCACGAAGAGGCAATTTGTAACCAATTAGGTCTCAAACCCGTCGCAGTAGCGACCCAAGTCGTCCAGCGCGACCGCCACGCCGCCTACGTCTCCACCCTCGCAGTCTTAGCAAGCACGTTAGACAAGATCGCCACCGAGATCCGCCACCTCCAGCGCACCGAAGTCCGCGAAGCGGAAGAGTTCTTCAGCGAAAAACAAAAGGGCTCAAGCGCCATGCCCCATAAGCGCAACCCCATCACCAGCGAACAGATCTCAGGCCTCGCCCGCGTCATCCGCGCCAACGCACAAACCGCCTTCGAAAACGTAGCCCTCTGGCACGAGCGCGACATCTCCCACTCCTCCGCCGAGCGCGTCATCCTCCCCGACTCCACCATCCTCGCCGACTACCTCCTCACCAAGACCGACAACCTCATCGCGAAGCTCGTCGTCTACCCCACCCGCATGTTGAAGAACCTCGAGTCCACCGGCGGCCTCATCTTCTCCGGCCAACTCCTCCTCGACCTCGCCGAATCCGGCATGTCCCGCGAAGACGCCTACCGCCTCGTCCAGGGCCACGCCATGAACTCCTGGAAGAACGACCTCACCTTTCGCGACGAGATCGCCAAGGTCCCGGAAATCACAGCCCGCCTCTCCCCCGAAAAACTAGCCCGCGCCTTCGACTACACCCGCCAGCTAGCCAACGTAGACGCCATCTTCGACCGCGTCCTGAACGCCCCCACAAAATAA
- a CDS encoding glutaredoxin family protein has translation MDLTVYSASWCRDCREAKRFLTTHNIPFKEIDIENTPGAPELVIANTGKRAIPQFVIDGKWVQPYKPGEGFLYDEMSELFGVKA, from the coding sequence ATGGATCTCACCGTCTACTCAGCCTCCTGGTGCCGCGACTGCCGCGAAGCGAAGCGCTTCCTCACCACCCACAACATCCCCTTCAAAGAGATCGACATCGAGAACACCCCTGGCGCCCCCGAACTGGTCATCGCCAACACCGGCAAGCGTGCCATCCCCCAGTTCGTCATCGACGGCAAGTGGGTCCAGCCCTACAAACCCGGCGAAGGCTTCCTCTACGACGAGATGTCCGAACTCTTCGGCGTCAAAGCCTAG
- a CDS encoding SDR family NAD(P)-dependent oxidoreductase — protein MSGRLAGKVAIVTGSGSGIGQSIAIRFASEGATVVVDYRNHIDQAQETASKAEAAGGKAILVKADVSNLADTQNLVDQAYQQLGRCDILVNNAGIEKEAAFWDVTEADYDAVLNVNLKGAFFLTQAFVRRLRDAKLPGRIVNISSVHEDMVFPNFSTYCASKGGMRMLMRDLSVELGPLNITVNNIAPGAIATPINTKLMADKSQLDALLKNIPLGRMGTPEDVAGVALFLASDDGAYVTGSTYFVDGGLIRNYHEQ, from the coding sequence ATGTCAGGTCGTCTCGCAGGCAAAGTAGCAATCGTCACCGGCTCCGGCTCCGGCATCGGCCAATCGATCGCCATCCGCTTCGCCAGCGAAGGCGCCACCGTCGTCGTCGACTACCGCAACCACATCGACCAAGCCCAGGAGACCGCATCCAAAGCCGAGGCCGCCGGCGGCAAAGCCATCCTTGTCAAAGCCGACGTCAGCAATCTAGCCGACACGCAAAACCTCGTCGATCAGGCCTACCAGCAACTAGGCCGCTGCGACATCCTCGTCAACAACGCCGGCATCGAAAAAGAAGCCGCCTTCTGGGACGTCACTGAAGCCGACTACGACGCAGTCCTCAACGTGAACCTCAAGGGCGCCTTCTTCCTCACCCAGGCCTTCGTCCGCCGCCTCCGCGACGCCAAGCTCCCCGGCCGCATCGTCAACATCTCCTCCGTCCACGAAGACATGGTCTTCCCCAACTTCTCCACCTACTGCGCCTCAAAAGGCGGCATGCGCATGCTCATGCGCGACCTCTCCGTCGAACTCGGCCCCCTCAACATCACGGTTAACAACATCGCTCCCGGCGCCATCGCCACACCAATCAACACCAAGCTGATGGCCGACAAATCCCAGCTCGATGCCCTGCTCAAAAACATCCCGCTAGGTCGCATGGGCACCCCGGAAGACGTCGCAGGCGTCGCACTCTTCCTCGCCTCCGACGACGGTGCCTACGTCACCGGCTCTACCTACTTCGTAGACGGCGGCCTAATCCGCAACTACCACGAGCAATAG
- the tadA gene encoding tRNA adenosine(34) deaminase TadA yields the protein MTDLDHLQAAIAEANDAEANGEVPVGAVVVHKNKIIGRGQNRVLRDSDPTAHAEIVALRQAGQHIRNYRLEDCTLYATLEPCAMCAGAILHARITRLVYAAPDPKAGACGSVLAVMNHPQLNHKVDVTTGLLAEECGTLLTNFFRKRRREKSSTRILQIEDKPIEEPSMATKTTKKAIKKWSADVDTESTYPEEGLFKKDASTIAKHLASKKVSPKGPASGMRMLNFYINRAGKNLPESRHAELEKAKTLLSEIIAKHTLKPPTKAAKKPPRKAAKKTAAKPGTTSAKKMASKKSSSK from the coding sequence ATGACCGACCTCGACCACCTCCAAGCCGCCATCGCTGAAGCCAACGACGCAGAAGCAAACGGCGAGGTCCCCGTAGGCGCAGTCGTCGTCCACAAAAACAAGATCATCGGCCGCGGCCAGAACCGAGTCCTCCGCGACAGCGACCCCACCGCCCACGCCGAGATCGTCGCCCTCCGCCAAGCAGGCCAGCATATCCGCAACTACCGCCTCGAAGACTGCACCCTCTACGCCACCCTCGAGCCCTGCGCCATGTGTGCCGGAGCCATCCTCCACGCCCGCATCACCCGCCTCGTCTACGCCGCACCCGACCCCAAAGCCGGAGCCTGCGGCAGCGTCCTCGCCGTCATGAACCACCCCCAGCTCAACCACAAAGTCGACGTCACCACCGGCCTCCTCGCAGAAGAATGCGGCACCCTCCTCACCAATTTTTTTCGCAAACGCCGTCGGGAAAAGTCGTCCACCCGCATCCTACAGATCGAAGACAAACCGATTGAGGAGCCATCGATGGCGACAAAGACAACAAAGAAGGCAATAAAGAAATGGTCTGCGGACGTGGACACCGAATCCACCTATCCCGAAGAAGGCCTCTTCAAGAAGGACGCCTCCACCATCGCAAAACATCTCGCCTCAAAAAAGGTCTCACCCAAAGGCCCGGCCTCGGGCATGCGCATGTTGAACTTCTACATCAACCGCGCCGGCAAAAATCTTCCCGAGTCCCGCCACGCTGAACTCGAAAAGGCGAAGACACTCCTCTCCGAGATCATTGCCAAACACACGTTGAAGCCCCCGACCAAAGCAGCAAAGAAGCCACCTAGAAAAGCCGCGAAGAAAACCGCCGCAAAGCCAGGAACAACGTCTGCAAAGAAAATGGCAAGCAAGAAATCTTCATCAAAATAA
- a CDS encoding HD domain-containing protein, with protein MTAQPYRTAIETFIAAHANPTHKFGHQPRLYALTQQIGAGLTYDDDVVFAAVWLHDLGVFIGHRPEDTEALKTWDHVAYVIEKAPAILKEAAFPEEKIPAVLEVIRTHQPQDTPATTEAIIARDADILEQLGAIGITRTLAKLGSDTRFCTFTEALHALKKQLATLPDQLRLETSKALATPRKKIMQSFIDSLEAEGGENLF; from the coding sequence ATGACTGCCCAACCTTACCGCACCGCCATAGAAACCTTCATTGCCGCCCACGCAAACCCGACTCACAAGTTCGGCCACCAGCCCCGCCTCTACGCCCTCACCCAACAAATCGGCGCAGGCCTTACCTACGACGACGACGTTGTCTTCGCCGCCGTCTGGCTCCACGACCTCGGCGTCTTCATCGGCCACCGTCCTGAAGATACGGAAGCCCTCAAAACCTGGGACCACGTAGCCTACGTCATCGAAAAAGCGCCAGCCATCCTCAAGGAAGCGGCCTTCCCAGAAGAAAAAATTCCCGCAGTCCTCGAGGTCATCCGCACCCACCAGCCCCAGGACACACCCGCCACCACCGAAGCAATCATTGCCCGTGACGCCGACATCCTCGAACAACTCGGCGCCATCGGCATCACCCGCACCCTCGCCAAACTCGGCAGCGACACCCGCTTCTGCACCTTCACCGAAGCCCTCCACGCCCTCAAAAAGCAACTCGCCACCCTCCCCGACCAGCTCCGCCTCGAAACCTCGAAAGCCCTAGCCACCCCGCGCAAGAAGATCATGCAATCCTTCATCGACTCCCTCGAAGCCGAAGGCGGAGAGAACCTCTTTTAA
- a CDS encoding immunity 53 family protein gives MSNDNFTWLEVWYQKQCNGEWEHQSGITIETVDNPGWHVAIDLNGTRYAALPDYQISDETSSDQNWVRCSCVDGIFQGYGDPSKLGQIVQIFRSWIDNLR, from the coding sequence ATGAGCAACGACAACTTCACATGGCTCGAAGTCTGGTATCAAAAGCAGTGCAACGGAGAGTGGGAGCATCAATCTGGCATCACGATTGAAACGGTCGACAATCCTGGCTGGCATGTCGCAATTGATTTGAACGGTACACGTTATGCAGCACTACCGGATTATCAAATCTCGGACGAAACATCTAGCGATCAAAATTGGGTCCGCTGCAGTTGTGTGGATGGCATATTTCAAGGTTATGGTGATCCATCAAAACTCGGTCAGATAGTTCAAATTTTTAGGAGTTGGATTGATAACTTGAGATGA
- a CDS encoding agmatine deiminase family protein, whose translation MPAEWGPHAATWIAWPHNADDWPGKFQTIPWVYCEIVRHLSQVEDVHILVNTADAERRATNLLRRAGANLARLHFHQWPTDRVWLRDSGPIFVKNTHGDLAATNWKFNAWAKYDNWQRDDQIPMHVAHHYDIPQIRPEVQLPNGTIHRLVLEGGSIDTNGAGLLLTTEECLLSEIQQRNPGLGDEAETRKRLEQAFHEYLGIEKVLWLHKGCAGDDTHGHVDDITRFVGENKILTAVEPNIHDENHLPLAENLDRLRNFRNLAGHPFEIVELPMPAPVIFEGQRLPASYANFYIANGLVLVPTFNDPNDRHALNIIASCFPTREIVGIHAVDLVWGLGTLHCLSQQEPA comes from the coding sequence ATGCCCGCCGAGTGGGGCCCTCACGCCGCCACCTGGATCGCCTGGCCCCACAATGCCGACGACTGGCCCGGCAAGTTCCAAACCATCCCCTGGGTCTACTGCGAGATCGTTCGCCACCTCTCCCAGGTCGAAGACGTCCACATCCTCGTCAACACCGCGGACGCCGAACGCCGCGCCACCAACCTCCTCCGCCGCGCCGGAGCCAACCTCGCCCGCCTCCACTTCCACCAGTGGCCCACCGACCGCGTCTGGCTACGCGACTCCGGCCCCATCTTCGTCAAAAACACCCACGGCGACCTCGCCGCCACCAACTGGAAGTTCAACGCCTGGGCCAAGTACGATAACTGGCAACGCGACGATCAGATCCCCATGCACGTCGCCCATCACTACGACATCCCGCAGATCCGCCCCGAGGTCCAGCTCCCCAACGGAACCATCCACCGCCTCGTCCTCGAAGGCGGAAGCATCGACACCAACGGCGCCGGCCTCCTCCTCACCACCGAAGAGTGCCTCCTCAGCGAAATCCAGCAGCGCAACCCCGGCCTCGGCGACGAAGCCGAAACCCGCAAGCGCCTCGAGCAAGCCTTCCACGAGTACCTCGGCATCGAAAAGGTCCTCTGGCTCCACAAAGGCTGCGCCGGCGACGACACCCACGGCCACGTCGACGACATCACCCGCTTCGTCGGCGAAAACAAGATCCTCACCGCCGTCGAGCCCAACATCCACGACGAAAACCACCTGCCCCTCGCCGAAAACCTCGACCGCCTCCGCAACTTCCGCAACCTCGCCGGCCACCCCTTCGAGATCGTTGAACTCCCCATGCCCGCACCAGTCATCTTCGAAGGCCAGCGCCTTCCCGCCAGCTACGCCAACTTCTACATCGCCAACGGCCTCGTCCTCGTCCCCACCTTCAACGACCCCAACGACCGCCACGCCCTCAACATCATCGCCTCCTGCTTCCCCACCCGCGAGATCGTCGGCATCCACGCCGTCGACCTCGTCTGGGGCCTAGGCACCCTCCACTGCCTCTCCCAACAGGAACCCGCATGA
- a CDS encoding cupin domain-containing protein yields the protein MLLRTLLYLALVATQSLAQNNEPTIHTTADLQQQEAKLIETAKASPTGLAIGRLEDYGNDYTLLVVRTRTGDAERHQFFADQIVIKSGTITLVTGGTMQAEHSNNGPGRPGETLGSGIDGGKEVVLHVGDIVHIPANVPHWVKVAPGTTTTYLVFKEK from the coding sequence ATGCTTCTTCGCACCCTCCTATACCTCGCGCTCGTCGCAACACAATCCCTCGCCCAGAACAACGAACCAACCATCCACACGACAGCCGACCTCCAGCAACAGGAAGCGAAGCTCATCGAAACCGCAAAGGCAAGCCCCACCGGACTCGCGATCGGAAGACTCGAAGACTACGGCAACGACTACACCCTCCTCGTTGTCCGCACCCGCACCGGCGACGCCGAGCGCCATCAATTCTTCGCCGATCAAATCGTCATCAAGTCAGGCACAATCACCCTCGTCACAGGCGGCACCATGCAGGCGGAGCATTCCAACAACGGCCCCGGCCGCCCTGGCGAAACCCTGGGCTCAGGCATCGACGGCGGAAAAGAAGTCGTCCTCCACGTTGGAGACATCGTCCACATCCCAGCAAACGTGCCCCACTGGGTCAAGGTCGCACCCGGCACCACAACCACCTACCTCGTCTTCAAAGAAAAATAA
- a CDS encoding transposase — MPTVRQKQSTYAITILTFKRRRHFQRTANAELFINTLFHHRDKNRFQLHAFVVMPDHIHVLITPSHKRINSKVHPVPQGRILLRSTQARRNLAHRIPRTPHPRRR; from the coding sequence ATGCCCACAGTCCGCCAAAAGCAAAGCACTTACGCGATCACGATCTTGACCTTCAAGCGACGCCGCCACTTCCAGCGCACAGCGAACGCCGAACTCTTCATCAATACCCTCTTCCACCACCGCGACAAAAACCGCTTCCAGCTCCACGCATTCGTAGTCATGCCAGACCACATTCACGTCCTGATCACCCCCAGCCACAAACGAATCAACAGCAAAGTGCATCCAGTACCTCAAGGGCGGATACTCCTTCGCAGCACGCAAGCAAGGAGAAATCTGGCACACCGGATACCACGAACACCGCATCCGAGGCGCCGATGA
- a CDS encoding carbon-nitrogen hydrolase, translating to MAQSTTKRVALIQMSCDPDTQLNLDKAAEFVYAAARQGAQIVCLPELFRAQYFCQREDHDLFGLAESIPGPSTDTLTRVCSETGVVLVASLFERRAPGLYHNTAVTIEKDGRIVDTYRKMHIPDDPLYYEKFYFTPGDLGFKATQTTQGPIGTLVCWDQWYPEGARLTALRGAEILFFPTAIGWHPSEKEEYGTAQYEAWQTAQRAHAIANGVFACAVNRVGHEHGDVKFKVTAADGNPATVELHGPGDHTPHSGIEFWGGSFIADPFGRILAKASHDKEEILLADLDSKLIEVTRQHWPFLRDRRIDAYEGIAKRFLD from the coding sequence ATGGCTCAAAGCACCACCAAACGTGTCGCCCTCATCCAGATGTCCTGCGATCCCGACACTCAGCTCAACCTTGATAAGGCCGCCGAGTTCGTCTATGCAGCAGCACGTCAGGGCGCACAAATCGTCTGCCTGCCCGAGCTCTTCCGCGCCCAGTACTTCTGCCAGCGCGAAGACCACGATCTCTTCGGCCTCGCCGAATCCATCCCTGGCCCCTCCACCGACACGCTCACCCGCGTCTGCAGCGAAACCGGCGTCGTCCTCGTCGCCAGCCTCTTCGAGCGCCGCGCCCCCGGCCTCTATCACAACACCGCCGTCACCATCGAAAAAGACGGCCGCATCGTCGACACCTACCGCAAGATGCACATCCCCGACGACCCGCTCTACTACGAGAAGTTCTACTTCACCCCCGGCGACCTAGGCTTCAAAGCCACCCAGACCACGCAGGGCCCCATCGGCACCCTCGTCTGCTGGGACCAGTGGTATCCCGAAGGCGCTCGCCTCACCGCCCTCCGCGGCGCAGAGATCCTCTTCTTCCCCACTGCCATCGGCTGGCACCCCTCCGAAAAAGAAGAGTACGGCACCGCCCAGTACGAAGCCTGGCAGACCGCCCAGCGCGCCCACGCCATCGCCAACGGAGTCTTCGCCTGCGCCGTCAACCGCGTCGGCCACGAGCACGGCGACGTCAAATTCAAAGTCACCGCAGCCGACGGCAACCCAGCCACAGTCGAACTCCACGGCCCCGGCGACCACACCCCGCACTCCGGCATCGAGTTCTGGGGCGGCAGCTTCATCGCCGACCCCTTCGGCCGCATCCTCGCCAAAGCCAGCCATGACAAAGAGGAGATCCTCCTCGCCGACCTCGACTCCAAGCTCATCGAAGTCACCCGCCAGCACTGGCCCTTCCTCCGCGACCGCCGCATCGACGCCTACGAAGGCATAGCCAAACGTTTCTTGGATTAG
- a CDS encoding glutamine synthetase family protein: MLSEFRDFLELPYAELEDLNLQAKEQRKKRVAADVIQEERIKYLTDEKRIKAVTVLFSDLEGRLHMLDYDKKFLVKSYDNLTFDGSSIRGFTAQRESDLRLGIDWSAFYWVPADVFGAGKVMVFGEVIDKNGTTYSADIRGVLKQFSQELFDKQGYTLNAANEIEGFLFEGIDAERSYHETGSFEYVNKGGYYHSLPGDPLREFIDTTAEVQRAMGFENEKDHPEVAPSQFEINYTYGEVVAAADQIQLYKLICRQVATQMGMTASFLPKPVVGVNGSGMHTNISITKGGKNLFWDPKGEEKISKLAWQFTDRILTHGNDICLLLNASVNAYRRLDPHFEAPNQIKASATDRGSMVRIPIGNEKSARVEVRSVGPDANPYLVLYSIFKSGLHGETSRIKNLRQAERYLPDNIYTALENFRGAEWTTTLLGEDVKARYADLKQASADRCARLLGTIVKAPEVQFHHDVYNQLLWNIF, encoded by the coding sequence ATTTTGAGCGAATTTCGTGATTTTCTAGAGCTTCCCTACGCTGAACTCGAGGACCTGAACCTGCAGGCGAAGGAGCAGCGCAAGAAACGCGTTGCCGCCGATGTGATTCAGGAAGAGCGGATCAAGTACCTGACGGATGAGAAGCGGATCAAGGCCGTGACGGTGCTGTTCAGCGATCTCGAAGGCCGGCTGCATATGCTGGACTACGACAAGAAGTTTCTGGTGAAGAGCTACGACAACCTGACGTTCGATGGCTCGTCGATTCGTGGATTTACGGCGCAGCGCGAGAGCGATCTACGGCTGGGAATCGACTGGAGCGCGTTTTACTGGGTGCCGGCGGATGTGTTTGGCGCGGGCAAGGTGATGGTGTTCGGCGAGGTGATCGACAAGAACGGCACGACGTACAGCGCGGATATTCGCGGCGTGCTGAAGCAGTTCTCGCAGGAGTTGTTCGATAAGCAGGGCTACACGCTGAACGCTGCGAATGAGATTGAAGGATTCTTGTTCGAGGGAATCGACGCGGAGCGGAGCTATCACGAGACGGGCAGCTTCGAGTATGTGAATAAGGGCGGGTACTATCACTCGCTGCCGGGCGATCCGCTGCGTGAGTTTATCGACACCACTGCGGAAGTGCAGCGGGCGATGGGTTTTGAGAATGAGAAGGACCATCCCGAGGTTGCGCCTTCGCAGTTTGAGATTAATTACACCTATGGTGAGGTTGTTGCCGCGGCGGACCAGATTCAGCTTTATAAGCTGATTTGTCGACAGGTCGCGACGCAGATGGGGATGACGGCGAGCTTTCTTCCGAAGCCGGTTGTCGGCGTGAATGGCAGCGGCATGCACACGAATATTTCGATCACCAAGGGCGGCAAGAATCTCTTCTGGGATCCGAAGGGCGAGGAGAAGATCTCAAAGTTGGCGTGGCAGTTTACGGATCGCATTTTGACGCATGGCAACGATATCTGCCTGTTGTTGAATGCAAGCGTGAATGCGTATCGACGGCTCGATCCTCACTTTGAAGCACCGAACCAGATCAAGGCTTCGGCTACGGATCGTGGGTCGATGGTGCGGATTCCGATTGGGAATGAGAAGTCGGCGCGTGTGGAGGTTCGTTCGGTTGGGCCGGACGCGAATCCGTACCTGGTGCTGTACTCGATCTTCAAGAGCGGACTGCATGGGGAGACTTCGAGGATCAAGAACCTGCGGCAGGCGGAGCGGTATCTTCCGGACAACATCTACACGGCGCTTGAGAACTTCCGTGGAGCGGAGTGGACGACGACATTGCTCGGTGAGGATGTGAAGGCACGGTATGCGGACCTGAAGCAGGCTTCGGCGGACCGTTGTGCCCGGTTGCTGGGGACGATCGTTAAGGCTCCTGAGGTTCAGTTCCACCACGATGTTTATAACCAGCTGCTTTGGAATATTTTCTAG
- a CDS encoding SIMPL domain-containing protein has product MDTERSSWVAPAVVLGACLLLGLVLGGWVLGSEIKDIRLADRYVTVKGLVERTVKSDLAIWPVSFKEAGNDLPQVFAKSQADKELVLKFFAAQGVTPQEISVGQIKVTDKLANEYSGNNTGPRYIVEQTVTVQSKDVDKVAKAGEKTAELVQAGIVVGDSNGQGGIRYKFNGLNALKPDMITEATRNARSSADRFAADSGSQVGSIRSASQGVFSISAADSVSTGGDGGGGDSGDSSIMKTVRVVATVDYYLVR; this is encoded by the coding sequence GTGGATACGGAACGGTCTTCGTGGGTTGCACCTGCGGTGGTGTTGGGTGCGTGTCTGCTGCTGGGGTTGGTGTTGGGTGGATGGGTGCTGGGGTCTGAGATTAAGGACATCAGGCTGGCGGATCGTTATGTGACGGTGAAGGGGTTGGTGGAGAGGACGGTGAAGTCCGATCTGGCGATCTGGCCTGTGAGCTTCAAGGAAGCGGGCAATGATCTGCCGCAGGTGTTTGCGAAGAGCCAGGCGGATAAGGAGTTGGTGCTGAAGTTTTTTGCGGCGCAGGGGGTGACGCCGCAGGAGATTTCGGTGGGCCAGATCAAGGTGACGGATAAGCTGGCCAATGAATACAGCGGGAACAATACGGGGCCGCGGTACATCGTGGAGCAGACGGTGACGGTGCAGTCGAAGGACGTGGATAAGGTGGCGAAGGCGGGTGAGAAGACGGCGGAGTTGGTGCAGGCGGGGATTGTTGTGGGTGACAGCAATGGGCAAGGTGGGATTCGGTATAAGTTTAACGGTCTGAATGCGCTGAAGCCGGACATGATTACGGAGGCTACGCGGAATGCTAGGTCGTCGGCGGATCGGTTTGCAGCGGATTCGGGGAGTCAGGTGGGGTCGATACGGTCGGCGAGCCAGGGTGTGTTTTCGATATCGGCTGCGGATAGTGTCTCGACTGGGGGCGATGGTGGGGGAGGGGATAGTGGAGACTCCAGCATTATGAAGACGGTGCGCGTGGTGGCGACGGTGGATTACTACCTGGTTCGATAA
- a CDS encoding NADP-dependent isocitrate dehydrogenase, translated as MQTSYNGIPVPTNGQAIEYSNGKFTIPDHPIIPFIEGDGTGRDIWKASQRVFDAAVAKAYGGKRSVAWYEVLAGEKAYRQTQNWLPDDTVKATVDFRVSIKGPLTTPVGGGIRSLNVALRQLMDLYQCVRPVKYYAGVPSPVKHPEKLDVVIFRENTEDIYAGIEFRQGTPEANKFIAFVNDDMLKGTKKKIRLDSGVGVKPISITGSKRLVRAAIQYALDNKRKTVTLVHKGNIQKFTEGAFREWGYEVASQEFREQTVTERESWILGNLEANPKLTAEENAALIEPGIEFAAKEFGEEVVAEVKQVVASIGASHGGGKWRSKILVNDRIADSIFQQIILRPEDYSVLATTNLNGDYISDAAAAQVGGLGIAPGGNIGDGYAVFEATHGTAPKYADKDVINPGSVILSGVMLFDFLGWTEAARLVESSLEKTIAQKFVTYDFERGMQGATKAKTSEFATRMIENM; from the coding sequence ATGCAAACGAGCTACAACGGAATTCCAGTGCCAACGAATGGGCAGGCGATCGAGTACAGCAATGGGAAGTTTACGATTCCCGATCATCCGATTATTCCGTTTATCGAGGGAGATGGAACGGGGCGGGACATCTGGAAGGCTTCGCAGCGTGTGTTTGATGCGGCGGTGGCGAAGGCTTATGGCGGCAAGCGTTCGGTGGCGTGGTATGAGGTGCTGGCTGGGGAGAAGGCGTATCGCCAGACGCAGAACTGGTTGCCGGATGACACCGTGAAGGCTACGGTTGATTTTCGAGTGTCGATTAAAGGGCCGCTGACGACGCCGGTTGGCGGCGGGATTCGTTCGCTGAATGTTGCGTTGAGGCAGTTGATGGATCTGTATCAGTGCGTCCGTCCGGTGAAGTACTACGCGGGCGTGCCGAGTCCGGTGAAGCATCCGGAGAAGCTGGACGTGGTGATCTTCCGCGAGAATACGGAGGATATTTACGCCGGGATTGAGTTTCGGCAGGGGACGCCTGAGGCTAACAAGTTCATCGCGTTTGTGAACGATGACATGCTGAAGGGGACCAAGAAAAAGATTCGGCTGGACTCGGGTGTTGGGGTAAAGCCTATTTCGATTACGGGCTCGAAGCGGTTGGTGAGGGCGGCGATTCAGTATGCGCTCGATAACAAACGCAAGACGGTGACGCTGGTGCACAAAGGAAATATTCAGAAGTTCACCGAAGGTGCGTTTCGTGAGTGGGGTTACGAGGTTGCTTCGCAGGAGTTTCGCGAGCAGACGGTGACGGAGCGGGAGAGTTGGATTCTCGGGAATCTTGAGGCCAACCCGAAGCTCACGGCGGAGGAGAACGCGGCGCTGATTGAGCCTGGGATTGAGTTTGCGGCGAAGGAGTTTGGCGAAGAGGTGGTAGCTGAGGTGAAGCAGGTGGTTGCTTCGATTGGCGCTTCGCACGGCGGAGGAAAGTGGAGGAGCAAGATTCTGGTGAATGATCGGATCGCTGATTCGATCTTTCAGCAGATTATTTTGCGGCCGGAGGACTATAGCGTGCTTGCGACTACGAATCTGAATGGCGACTACATCTCAGACGCTGCTGCGGCGCAGGTTGGTGGATTGGGGATCGCGCCGGGTGGAAATATTGGTGATGGGTATGCCGTGTTTGAGGCAACGCATGGCACGGCGCCGAAGTATGCGGATAAGGATGTGATCAATCCGGGTTCCGTTATTTTGTCTGGGGTGATGCTGTTCGACTTTTTGGGCTGGACTGAGGCTGCGCGGCTCGTCGAGAGTTCGTTGGAGAAGACGATTGCGCAGAAGTTCGTGACGTACGACTTTGAACGCGGGATGCAGGGAGCGACGAAGGCGAAGACGAGCGAGTTTGCGACGCGCATGATTGAAAATATGTAA